In Candidatus Falkowbacteria bacterium, one DNA window encodes the following:
- a CDS encoding YebC/PmpR family DNA-binding transcriptional regulator, whose product MSGHSKWATTKRAKAVVDAKRGTVFTKISNIITIAARKGGDPAMNFALAQAVDQARAVNMPKDNIERAIKRGTGEGGGQAIEELVYEGHGPAQSQFVVRVLTDSRNRAASNIRHLFSKSGGSLGAVLWNFDHKGVILISEENWETSKYSWDDFVLESIDNGVDDIIHEENGVIIYTKPEDLMKAKVWLESKNLKTESAAMEYVAKEKLILNENDKAKVESFIEALDDDEDVSDYFTNAEI is encoded by the coding sequence ATGTCAGGACACTCAAAATGGGCGACAACGAAACGCGCCAAAGCTGTAGTAGACGCTAAACGCGGCACTGTTTTTACTAAAATTAGTAATATTATTACGATTGCTGCCCGCAAAGGCGGTGATCCAGCTATGAATTTTGCCCTAGCTCAAGCCGTTGATCAGGCTCGAGCCGTCAATATGCCTAAAGATAATATAGAAAGGGCAATCAAACGCGGTACTGGCGAAGGCGGCGGTCAAGCCATTGAAGAATTGGTCTATGAAGGTCATGGCCCTGCTCAAAGCCAGTTTGTGGTTAGAGTTTTAACTGATAGTCGTAATCGCGCGGCTTCTAATATTCGTCATTTATTCAGTAAGAGTGGCGGTTCTTTAGGGGCGGTTTTATGGAATTTTGATCATAAGGGAGTTATTTTAATTAGCGAAGAGAATTGGGAAACCAGTAAATACTCTTGGGATGATTTTGTTCTTGAATCAATTGATAATGGAGTTGATGACATTATTCATGAAGAGAATGGAGTAATAATTTATACGAAGCCGGAAGATTTAATGAAGGCTAAAGTTTGGTTAGAATCAAAAAATCTTAAAACCGAATCAGCTGCTATGGAATATGTGGCTAAAGAAAAATTAATTTTGAATGAAAATGATAAAGCGAAGGTAGAATCTTTTATTGAAGCTTTAGATGACGACGAAGATGTTAGTGATTACTTCACTAACGCTGAAATATAG
- a CDS encoding GIY-YIG nuclease family protein, with product MGGKSYYVYILTSEVHGTLYIGMTSNLVQRIYDHRIGKYEGFTKKYHVNRLVYYEILEDASSAVSRERQMKEWQRQWKINLTNKFNPEWKDLYSDVIRLCS from the coding sequence ATGGGAGGGAAGAGCTATTATGTCTATATATTAACTAGCGAAGTTCATGGTACGCTATATATTGGTATGACTAGCAATCTCGTGCAGAGAATTTATGATCATCGTATTGGTAAGTATGAAGGCTTTACTAAAAAGTATCATGTGAATCGATTGGTGTATTATGAAATATTAGAGGATGCTAGTTCAGCGGTATCTCGAGAAAGACAAATGAAAGAATGGCAACGTCAATGGAAAATAAATCTTACTAATAAATTTAATCCTGAGTGGAAAGATTTATATTCAGATGTTATTAGACTCTGTTCGTAA
- a CDS encoding SLC13 family permease, translated as MSNLILIALIFLTAYFVIKPTVFFRSGFQLNLVTAPILVLLFTILFGLVDFNTIAQGILGSGTIIPWKVLIIFFGSAFISISADKSGIFDHISVLFLNKARGRGVVLFVITYCFAWFLSVFASNDIVILTLTPIVFYFSIYSNVNVIPLLFAEFIAANNGIFFITGNPVDTIIATSLNIDQTSYIINTISPTIVLSLVSLVLLFLYFRKVITKNYKVKNLLRSVRNWFDAKLSMVLLIAVIACLLISSYLKMDLWLIVLCGFGLFVIKDLFIPFLYHHKLFESAHGKLWRIHQTIVGMPWDILPFILTMFILMVALDQNGFFNIISIWLTQVVQTSSLKASLVFGVLSLLTENMVNNQPMAIMFSHIFTNANLQISPKAFKAGLYAVILAGNAGASLTMVGALAGLMWQKILRHKGMVISYWDFTKVGLFVVLPSVIISFFVLAFTL; from the coding sequence GTGTCTAATCTAATTTTAATAGCACTAATATTCCTGACGGCTTATTTTGTGATTAAGCCTACTGTTTTTTTTCGGTCTGGTTTTCAATTAAATTTAGTCACAGCGCCGATCTTAGTATTATTGTTCACAATCCTTTTTGGGCTAGTGGACTTTAATACTATTGCCCAGGGAATATTGGGCTCAGGTACTATTATTCCATGGAAAGTTTTAATAATATTTTTTGGGAGCGCGTTTATATCGATAAGTGCTGATAAAAGTGGTATATTTGATCACATTTCAGTTTTGTTTTTAAACAAAGCACGCGGCAGGGGTGTAGTTCTTTTTGTTATAACTTACTGTTTTGCATGGTTTTTATCGGTTTTTGCATCAAATGACATTGTTATCTTAACTTTAACGCCGATTGTTTTCTATTTTTCCATCTATTCAAATGTCAATGTAATACCCTTATTGTTTGCTGAATTCATTGCAGCAAACAATGGAATTTTCTTTATTACTGGTAATCCAGTTGATACTATTATTGCTACTTCGCTTAATATTGATCAGACAAGCTATATAATTAACACTATTTCTCCGACAATAGTGCTTTCACTTGTTAGTCTAGTTTTGCTTTTTCTGTATTTTAGAAAAGTGATAACGAAAAATTATAAAGTTAAAAACTTACTCAGATCAGTTAGAAACTGGTTTGACGCTAAATTAAGCATGGTTTTGCTGATTGCAGTTATTGCATGTCTTTTAATAAGCAGTTATTTGAAAATGGATCTTTGGCTAATTGTCTTATGTGGTTTTGGTTTGTTCGTGATCAAAGACTTGTTCATTCCATTTCTATATCATCATAAATTATTTGAAAGTGCTCATGGAAAATTATGGAGAATTCATCAAACAATTGTGGGCATGCCATGGGATATTTTGCCATTTATTTTAACCATGTTCATATTAATGGTCGCTTTAGATCAAAACGGTTTTTTTAATATTATTTCGATCTGGTTAACTCAAGTAGTTCAGACGAGTTCATTAAAGGCGAGTTTAGTTTTTGGTGTATTGTCATTGCTGACTGAAAACATGGTTAATAATCAACCCATGGCAATAATGTTTAGTCACATTTTTACTAATGCCAATTTACAAATTAGCCCCAAGGCTTTTAAGGCCGGACTTTACGCTGTAATTTTGGCTGGCAATGCCGGTGCTTCGCTTACCATGGTTGGAGCTTTGGCTGGATTAATGTGGCAGAAAATACTAAGGCATAAAGGCATGGTTATAAGTTATTGGGATTTTACTAAAGTAGGATTATTCGTTGTCTTGCCTTCTGTTATTATTTCATTCTTTGTATTGGCGTTTACGTTATAA
- the ruvC gene encoding crossover junction endodeoxyribonuclease RuvC codes for MSKRIIIGFDPGIADTGYGVIEDQGNKMICLEYGSIKTPAKQALSQRLVYIYKEVSALLKKYKPDLVSIEHLFFCRNVSSAMAVGAARGVLLLAVEQAKVELVEYTPNQVKQAISSYGAASKQQVQKMVKLFLNLKEIPKPDDAADALAMAICASSKK; via the coding sequence ATGTCTAAAAGAATTATTATTGGTTTTGATCCAGGAATTGCTGATACCGGCTATGGTGTCATCGAGGATCAGGGCAATAAAATGATTTGTTTAGAATATGGCTCAATAAAAACTCCAGCCAAGCAAGCGCTGTCACAGCGTTTAGTTTATATTTATAAAGAAGTTTCAGCTTTATTAAAAAAATACAAACCAGATTTAGTTTCAATTGAACATTTATTTTTTTGCCGCAATGTAAGTTCGGCTATGGCAGTTGGAGCTGCGCGTGGCGTTTTGCTATTAGCTGTTGAACAAGCCAAGGTAGAATTAGTTGAATATACACCTAATCAAGTTAAGCAGGCGATTTCTTCATATGGCGCTGCTAGTAAGCAACAGGTACAGAAAATGGTGAAACTATTTTTGAACTTAAAAGAAATTCCTAAGCCGGATGACGCCGCTGATGCATTGGCGATGGCGATTTGCGCGAGCAGTAAGAAATAA
- a CDS encoding Nramp family divalent metal transporter, giving the protein MNEVIKKEFPKPLSLKKIIGPSFIMLAFGLGSGELILWPYLTANYGLGLVWGALVGITFQYFIDMEIERYALVKGESVFVGLAGLFKKAPYWFILSTFLGWALPGIIAAGSKSLAAVFGIANFKWLAICLLLVIGLTLSLNRTVYSLMEKITKWVILLGVAFILVMAILSVNFEAIKALGQGLIGIGAGFNFIPSGISLAVLLGAFAYAGAGGNLNLAQSIYIKEKGFGMGAYAHKMSGLFKSGKIDESFKLTGEDFEINAESIKNFQGWWKRINTEHALVFWFLGFTAMALLMLLSYSTTFGKADNAQGVNFLIHQGANLSTILGAWAGPALLFVIGILLVQTQLGVIDSTSRIMAENTALKKIQLSGKKDVNLSKIYYFFVWAQILFGILMFLFNFYEPVTLIVIGAVINAVAMIVHIFLVSYLNQKALPKIFRPKLWRRLVLGVIFISFLCFGVVTLWSNFLTLWANLIAKI; this is encoded by the coding sequence ATGAATGAAGTCATAAAAAAAGAGTTTCCTAAGCCATTGTCTTTAAAGAAGATAATTGGTCCAAGTTTTATTATGTTGGCCTTTGGGCTTGGTTCTGGTGAATTGATTTTATGGCCTTATTTAACCGCTAATTATGGCTTAGGTTTAGTTTGGGGAGCTTTGGTTGGTATTACTTTTCAATATTTTATAGATATGGAGATTGAGCGCTACGCCCTAGTTAAAGGCGAAAGCGTTTTTGTCGGTTTGGCTGGTCTATTTAAAAAGGCACCTTATTGGTTTATTCTTTCTACTTTCTTAGGTTGGGCTTTGCCAGGTATTATTGCTGCCGGCAGTAAATCCTTAGCAGCTGTTTTTGGCATAGCTAACTTTAAATGGTTGGCTATTTGTTTACTGTTAGTTATTGGTTTAACTTTAAGCCTAAATCGTACAGTCTATTCTTTGATGGAAAAAATAACTAAGTGGGTAATTTTACTTGGTGTGGCTTTTATTTTAGTTATGGCTATTTTGTCAGTTAACTTCGAAGCTATCAAAGCTTTGGGTCAAGGCTTAATAGGCATTGGAGCTGGTTTTAATTTTATTCCTTCAGGCATTAGTCTAGCAGTCTTGCTTGGTGCTTTTGCTTACGCTGGTGCGGGCGGAAATTTAAACTTAGCACAATCAATTTACATAAAAGAAAAAGGTTTTGGTATGGGGGCCTATGCTCACAAGATGAGCGGGCTATTTAAGAGCGGCAAGATCGATGAATCGTTTAAGTTAACTGGTGAAGATTTTGAAATAAACGCCGAGAGCATAAAAAATTTCCAAGGCTGGTGGAAAAGAATAAATACAGAGCATGCTCTCGTGTTTTGGTTTTTAGGTTTTACGGCCATGGCTTTGTTAATGCTTTTGTCATATAGTACAACTTTTGGTAAGGCTGATAATGCGCAAGGCGTTAATTTCTTAATTCATCAAGGCGCTAATTTGAGCACTATCCTAGGCGCTTGGGCAGGACCGGCCTTATTGTTTGTAATTGGAATTTTGTTGGTGCAAACTCAATTAGGAGTTATTGACTCGACCTCTAGAATTATGGCTGAAAATACAGCGTTAAAAAAGATTCAGCTATCAGGCAAAAAAGATGTTAACTTAAGCAAGATTTATTATTTCTTTGTTTGGGCACAAATTTTATTTGGTATACTAATGTTCTTGTTTAACTTTTATGAACCAGTAACCTTGATTGTGATTGGAGCGGTGATCAACGCCGTGGCGATGATCGTCCACATCTTCTTAGTCTCATATCTTAATCAAAAAGCATTACCTAAAATCTTTCGCCCTAAGTTGTGGCGCCGATTAGTATTAGGAGTAATTTTTATTTCATTCCTTTGTTTCGGCGTAGTTACTCTATGGAGTAATTTTCTTACTTTGTGGGCAAACCTAATAGCAAAAATATAA